The proteins below are encoded in one region of Hordeum vulgare subsp. vulgare chromosome 3H, MorexV3_pseudomolecules_assembly, whole genome shotgun sequence:
- the LOC123444436 gene encoding callose synthase 11-like: MSQLRNRRATAAAAAAAAEQPPIQASYNIIPIQDVVMHGQHPSLRFPEVRAAVEALAHAADLPQPPLTRAWDFHRADLFDWLGATFGFQLHNVRNQREHLVLLLANAQLRAGGTLPTEHPADVLHSSVARTIRKKLLRNYTAWCAYLGQRPHVHVPTAGRRTGAAATVGVDTRRDLLYTALYLLIWGEAANLRFMPECLCYIFHYMALDLSHVMDRSIDIETGRPAIPAVCGEDAFLNSVVTPIYNVLKAEVEASRNGTKPHSAWRNYDDVNEYFWSRRVFKKLRWPLESSRGFFVPPGKLGRVGKTGFVEQRSFWNVYRSFDRLWVMLILFFQAAMIIAWEGSSAPWESLKHRDIQIRVLSVFITWAGLRFMQALLDAGTQYSLVSRETKLISVRMVLKMFVAAGWTITFSVLYVRMWDQRWRDRRWSFAAETRVLNFLEAAAVFVIPQVLALVLFIIPWVRNFTEKTNWRILYVLTWWFQTRTFVGRGLREGLIDNIKYSLFWICLLAAKFSFSYFLQIKPMVSPTKTIFSLHDIRRNWFEFMPHTERIAVIILWLPVVLIYLMDIQIWYAVFSSLTGALIGLFSHLGEIRSVEQLRLRFQFFASAMQFNLMPEEHLDKLHGGIRSKLYDAIHRLKLRYGFGRPYRKIEANEVEAKRFALIWNEIILTFREEDIVSDKEVELLELPPVVWKIRVVRWPCLLLNNELLLALSQAKELVADDRTHWGRISSIEYRRCAVIEAYDSIRQLLLTITEERTDEHIIVSQLFLAFDNAMEYGKFTEDYRLDLLPKIHSSVITLVELLLKEKKDETKIVNTLQTLYVLAVHDFPKNRKGIEQLRQEGLAPSRLTESGLLFEDAIRCPDESKLSFYKQVRRLHTILTSRDSMNNVPKNPEARRRIAFFSNSLFMNMPRAPTVEKMVAFSVLTPYYNEDVLYNKDQLRRENEDGISILFYLQKIYEDDWANFLERMRREGMVSDDDIWAGKFQELRLWASYRGQTLSRTVRGMMYYYRALKMLAFLDTASEIDITEGTKHLASFGSIRHENDVYPMNNGLQQRPQRRLNRGASTVSQLFKGQEDGAALMKYTYVVACQIYGNQKKGKDPRAEDILSLMKKNEALRVAYVDEVHHEMGGIQYYSVLVKFDQDLQKEVEIYRIRLPGPLKLGEGKPENQNHAIIFTRGDAVQTIDMNQDNYFEEALKMRNLLQQYNYYHGSQKPTLLGVREHVFTGSVSSLAWFMSAQETSFVTLGQRVLANPLKVRMHYGHPDVFDRLWFLTRGGLSKASRVINISEDIFAGFNCTLRGGNVSHHEYIQVGKGRDVGLNQISMFEAKVSSGNGEQTLSRDIYRLGHRTDFFRMLSVFYTTVGFYFNTMLVVMTVYTFVWGRLYLALSGLEAGIQGSANATNNKALGAVLNQQFVIQLGFFTALPMILENSLELGFLPAVWDFFTMQMNFSSVFYTFSMGTKSHYYGRTILHGGAKYRATGRGFVVQHKSFAENYRLYARSHFIKAIELGIILTVYAVHSVIARNTLVYIVMMISSWFLVVSWIMAPFAFNPSGFDWLKTVYDFEDFMTWIWFPGGIFSKAEHSWEVWWYEEQDHLRTTGLWGKILEILLDLRYFFFQYGVVYQLKIADGSRSIAVYLLSWICVAVIFGVFVLMSYTRDTYAAKQHLYYRVVQTAIIILGVLVLILFLKFTEFQIIDIFTGLLAFIPTGWGLISIAQVIRPFIESTVVWGSVISVARLYEILLGVIVMAPVALLSWLPGFQEMQTRVLFNEGFSRGLQISRILAGKKTNAV; this comes from the coding sequence ATGAGCCAGCTGCGCAACCGCCGCGCCAccgccgcggcggcggcggcggcggcggagcagcCGCCGATTCAGGCGTCCTACAACATCATCCCGATCCAGGACGTGGTGATGCACGGGCAGCACCCGTCGCTGCGGTTCCCGGAGGTGCGCGCGGCGGTGGAGGCGCTGGCGCACGCGGCGGACCTCCCGCAGCCGCCGCTCACGCGCGCCTGGGACTTCCACCGCGCCGACCTCTTCGACTGGCTCGGCGCCACCTTTGGCTTCCAGCTCCACAACGTCCGCAACCAGCGGGAGCACCTCGTGCTCCTCCTCGCCAACGCGCAGCTCCGCGCCGGCGGCACCCTGCCTACCGAGCACCCCGCTGACGTCCTCCACTCCTCCGTCGCCCGGACCATCCGGAAGAAGCTCCTCAGGAActacactgcctggtgcgcctacCTCGGCCAGAGGCCGCACGTCCACGTGCCTACCGCCGGCCGCCGGACGGGCGCCGCGGCCACCGTCGGCGTTGACACCCGCAGGGACTTGCTCTACACGGCGCTGTACCTGCTTATCTGGGGGGAGGCTGCTAATTTGAGGTTCATGCCGGAATGTCTCTGCTACATCTTCCACTACATGGCCCTCGACCTCAGCCATGTCATGGACCGCTCTATCGATATTGAGACAGGGCGGCCTGCAATCCCTGCTGTGTGCGGTGAGGATGCTTTCCTGAACAGCGTCGTCACGCCGATTTATAATGTGCTcaaggccgaggtggaggccAGCCGGAATGGGACCAAACCGCACTCGGCGTGGAGAAATTATGATGATGTGAATGAGTACTTCTGGAGCCGGCGAGTTTTCAAGAAGCTCCGGTGGCCACTGGAGTCATCAAGGGGCTTCTTTGTGCCGCCGGGGAAGTTAGGCCGTGTTGGGAAGACTGGTTTTGTAGAGCAGCGGTCCTTCTGGAATGTCTACCGCAGCTTCGATCGGCTATGGGTGATGCTTATTCTGTTCTTTCAGGCAGCGATGATCATTGCATGGGAGGGTAGCAGCGCTCCATGGGAGAGCCTGAAGCACCGCGACATCCAGATCCGGGTGCTGTCAGTGTTCATCACTTGGGCTGGGCTGCGCTTTATGCAGGCGTTGCTTGATGCGGGCACTCAGTACAGTCTTGTGTCGAGGGAGACTAAGCTGATCTCTGTCCGGATGGTGCTCAAGATGTTTGTTGCTGCAGGGTGGACTATCACATTCAGCGTGCTTTATGTGCGGATGTGGGATCAGCGGTGGCGAGATCGCAGGTGGTCCTTCGCTGCTGAAACCAGGGTGTTGAATTTCCTTGAGGCAGCTGCTGTGTTTGTCATCCCACAGGTGCTTGCGTTGGTGCTGTTCATCATTCCTTGGGTTCGGAATTTTACAGAGAAAACAAACTGGAGAATTCTATATGTGCTCACCTGGTGGTTCCAGACCCGCACATTTGTAGGCCGTGGTCTGAGGGAGGGGCTAATAGATAACATCAAGTATTCCCTGTTCTGGATCTGCCTTCTTGCTGCTAAGTTTAGCTTCAGCTACTTCCTCCAGATTAAGCCGATGGTGTCCCCCACGAAGACAATATTCAGCCTTCATGACATCCGACGTAACTGGTTTGAGTTCATGCCCCACACGGAGCGGATTGCTGTAATCATCCTGTGGCTCCCAGTTGTCCTCATTTATCTCATGGATATCCAGATATGGTATGCAGTATTCTCATCACTTACAGGGGCACTTATTGGGCTTTTCTCGCATCTGGGGGAGATTCGCAGTGTTGAACAGCTGCGATTGAGGTTTCAGTTTTTTGCAAGTGCAATGCAGTTCAATTTGATGCCAGAGGAGCACCTGGACAAGTTGCATGGTGGCATCCGGAGTAAACTGTATGATGCGATTCACCGGCTCAAGCTGAGATACGGTTTTGGCCGCCCATATAGGAAAATTGAAGCAAACGAGGTCGAAGCAAAGAGATTTGCACTGATTTGGAATGAGATCATTCTGACATTTAgggaagaagacattgtcagtGACAAGGAAGTTGAGCTTCTTGAGCTTCCACCAGTTGTTTGGAAAATTCGTGTGGTACGGTGGCCATGCTTGCTGCTAAACAATGAGCTACTTCTTGCTCTCAGTCAAGCAAAAGAGCTAGTGGCTGATGACAGGACACACTGGGGTAGGATATCTAGCATTGAGTACAGGAGATGTGCTGTGATTGAAGCTTATGACAGCATACGCCAGTTGCTGCTGACGATCACTGAGGAGAGGACGGATGAGCACATTATTGTCAGTCAGCTGTTCCTTGCATTTGATAATGCGATGGAATATGGGAAATTCACTGAAGACTACAGGCTAGACTTGTTACCTAAAATCCATTCATCTGTAATCACCTTAGTGGAACTGCTACTGAAGGAAAAAAAGGATGAGACCAAGATAGTCAATACCTTGCAGACTCTCTATGTCCTTGCAGTTCATGACTTTCCAAAGAACAGGAAGGGTATTGAACAGCTCCGGCAAGAGGGGCTAGCACCATCAAGGTTGACTGAATCTGGGCTGCTCTTTGAGGATGCCATAAGATGCCCTGATGAGAGTAAACTTAGCTTCTACAAGCAGGTGAGGCGCCTCCATACGATCCTCACATCCAGGGATTCCATGAACAATGTCCCTAAAAACCCTGAGGCTAGGCGGCGTATAGCTTTCTTCAGCAACTCCCTCTTCATGAACATGCCTCGTGCTCCCACAGTTGAGAAGATGGTGGCATTCAGTGTTTTGACTCCATATTACAACGAAGACGTCCTGTACAACAAGGACCAGCTTCGTCGTGAAAATGAAGATGGCATCTCAATCTTGTTTTATCTTCAGAAGATTTATGAAGATGACTGGGCAAACTTTTTAGAACGTATGAGGAGGGAGGGAATGGTTAGTGATGATGATATTTGGGCTGGGAAATTTCAGGAGCTCCGACTTTGGGCCTCGTATAGGGGCCAGACCTTATCACGGACTGTTAGGGGAATGATGTACTACTACAGGGCTCTCAAGATGCTTGCTTTCCTTGATACTGCCTCTGAGATAGACATTACAGAAGGAACAAAACATCTGGCTAGCTTTGGTTCCATTAGGCATGAAAATGATGTGTATCCCATGAACAATGGTTTGCAACAACGGCCTCAAAGGAGGTTGAACAGAGGAGCCAGCACTGTCAGTCAATTGTTTAAAGGCCAGGAAGATGGTGCTGCTCTTATGAAGTATACCTATGTGGTCGCTTGCCAGATATACGGAAACCAGAAAAAGGGGAAAGATCCACGTGCTGAAGATATCCTCTCTCTTATGAAGAAAAATGAAGCCCTTCGTGTTGCTTATGTTGATGAGGTCCATCACGAGATGGGTGGTATACAATATTATTCTGTCCTCGTAAAATTTGACCAGGACTTGCAGAAAGAGGTTGAGATATACAGGATCAGGTTGCCAGGCCCACTGAAACTTGGAGAAGGTAAGCCTGAAAACCAGAACCATGCCATTATATTCACAAGAGGCGATGCAGTGCAAACAATTGACATGAATCAGGATAATTATTTTGAGGAGGCTCTTAAGATGCGCAATCTATTACAACAGTACAACTATTATCATGGGAGCCAAAAGCCAACCCTGTTGGGAGTTCGAGAACATGTTTTCACTGGGTCTGTCTCGTCACTTGCTTGGTTCATGTCTGCACAAGAGACAAGCTTTGTTACCCTTGGGCAGCGTGTGCTAGCTAATCCGCTGAAGGTTCGGATGCATTACGGGCATCCTGATGTATTTGATCGCCTTTGGTTTCTGACCCGGGGTGGTTTAAGTAAGGCATCGAGAGTAATCAATATCAGCGAGGACATATTTGCAGGTTTCAACTGCACCTTACGTGGTGGAAATGTTAGCCACCATGAGTACATCCAGGTTGGCAAGGGGCGTGATGTTGGGCTTAATCAGATATCGATGTTTGAAGCTAAGGTATCCAGTGGCAATGGTGAACAGACATTGAGTAGGGATATCTACCGGCTTGGTCATAGAACTGATTTTTTTCGGATGCTTTCTGTGTTTTATACAACAGTGGGATTCTACTTCAATACTATGCTGGTGGTCATGACAGTTTACACATTTGTTTGGGGGCGCCTGTATCTGGCTCTGAGTGGTCTGGAGGCTGGAATTCAGGGCAGTGCTAATGCTACTAACAATAAAGCCTTGGGTGCTGTGCTAAATCAGCAGTTTGTCATACAGCTCGGCTTCTTCACTGCCCTGCCAATGATTTTAGAGAATTCTCTTGAACTGGGTTTTCTACCTGCTGTCTGGGATTTTTTCACAATGCAGATGAACTTTTCATCTGTCTTCTACACATTTTCAATGGGAACAAAAAGCCATTACTATGGCCGAACAATTCTTCATGGTGGTGCAAAGTATCGGGCTACTGGCCGTGGCTTTGTTGTGCAGCATAAGAGTTTCGCTGAAAATTACAGGCTATATGCTAGGAGCCACTTCATAAAGGCTATAGAGCTCGGGATAATATTGACTGTGTATGCCGTTCACAGTGTGATTGCCAGGAACACACTTGTTTAcatagtcatgatgatatctagctGGTTTCTTGTGGTGTCCTGGATCATGGCTCCATTTGCATTTAATCCGTCTGGTTTTGATTGGTTGAAAACTGTGTATGACTTCGAAGATTTCATGACCTGGATCTGGTTTCCAGGAGGTATATTTTCTAAGGCTGAGCACAGCTGGGAAGTGTGGTGGTATGAGGAGCAAGATCATCTGCGGACTACTGGCCTTTGGGGGAAGATTTTGGAAATACTGCTAGATCTCAGATACTTCTTTTTTCAGTATGGGGTTGTATACCAGCTCAAAATCGCAGACGGAAGCAGAAGCATTGCGGTGTATCTGCTTTCCTGGATATGTGTGGCAGTGATCTTTGGTGTTTTTGTCCTAATGTCCTATACTCGGGACACATATGCTGCGAAGCAACATCTTTACTACCGGGTTGTCCAAACTGCCATCATCATTCTGGGAGTGCTGGTGCTGATATTATTCCTGAAGTTTACTGAGTTTCAAATCATTGACATCTTCACTGGTCTTTTGGCATTCATTCCTACTGGCTGGGGCTTGATTTCCATTGCTCAAGTGATCAGGCCATTCATCGAATCCACTGTGGTGTGGGGCAGTGTTATTTCTGTGGCGCGTTTGTATGAGATACTGCTTGGAGTGATTGTTATGGCGCCAGTTGCATTGCTGTCCTGGCTGCCAGGGTTTCAAGAAATGCAGACAAGGGTACTGTTCAATGAAGGTTTCAGCAGAGGCCTCCAAATATCCCGCATTCTTGCTGGCAAGAAAACGAACGCAGTTTGA
- the LOC123444437 gene encoding protein enabled, with protein sequence MSGSGGPSGRGSAGGTRSFDFGTDDVLCSYDDFAAPSEPKRPDPVDKDFHESRFGRPAVKVYEQDSYAKEDVLSAVEKCMKKYADNLLRSLEGITSRLSQLEIYCYKLERSIGELRADVLRDETDLRLKSLEKHLHEVHRSIQILRDKQELADTQKELAKFQLTHDESKKKEDVPAPSFPEPNKPEEKRDAASQQLALALPHQVNSSALVPRASGPVQQYNDQPVQQTAPSSLVPQQDRYAVSQAIVYYPQHQAPGNQDTQGQQVQQEVQYLPVRPQAQDVHAPSQPQSANQSQPQSYTPYQQQWQQQQPSRSSPAPVAQQQQPFSQPFPPPVQQPQLSNAHQFPTQPAQQSQLPNVQQFPTQPGQQSQLSNAQQFPPQQLQPQQSNPHLPQTAQPQHPHAQTQMRPQTPPNYSGGYPPHQPLNPSPETMPGSAAMQGPYNTVPPSGGTHSEVQYSYGGPGIPSQPPPQHSMQRQQLPPPGQGSFGPAPSKGAYPPQYAPQGHPQGYNNTPYGGYPPSGPSAAQAPQMPPGGGGVSHPGPSHHHMMRGHPYGDMIEKAITMGYPRDQVLNVIQRMTESGQQIDFNALLDRLNESGSGAPPRAW encoded by the exons ATGTCCGGCTCCGGCGGGCCCTCAGGCCGCGGCTCCGCAGGCGGCACTCGGAGCTTCGACTTCGGCACCGACGACGTGCTCTGCTCCTACGACGACTTCGCCGCCCCCTCCGAACCCAAGCGGCCCGATCCAGTCGACAAG GATTTTCATGAGAGCAGATTTGGGAGACCAGCTGTTAAAGTTTATGAACAAGATAGTTATGCCAAAGAGGATGTACTTTCTGCTGTTGAGAAATGCATGAAGAAATATGCTGATAATTTGCTAAGGTCTCTTGAAGGAATCACCAGCAGGCTTTCACAGCTGGAGATTTATTGCTATAAGCTTGAGAGGTCCATAGGCGAGCTTCGAGCTGATGTGCTTCGTGATGAAACTGATCTAAGATTAAAGTCTCTTGAGAAACATCTACATGAA GTGCACAGGTCTATTCAAATCCTTCGAGACAAGCAAGAGTTAGCAGATACTCAGAAGGAGCTAGCCAAGTTTCAACTTACACACGATGAATCTAAAAAGAAAGAAGATGTGCCGGCACCTTCTTTCCCTGAGCCAAACAAGCCTGAAGAAAAGCGAGATGCAGCAAGTCAGCAGCTGGCACTTGCTTTGCCTCATCAGGTGAACTCATCGGCACTTGTACCTAGAGCTTCTGGACCAGTCCAACAGTACAATGATCAACCTGTGCAGCAGACAGCCCCTAGCTCTCTTGTACCACAGCAGGACCGTTATGCCGTTAGCCAAGCCATTGTTTACTACCCACAACACCAAGCTCCAGGTAACCAGGACACACAGGGTCAGCAAGTACAACAAGAGGTGCAGTACCTGCCAGTAAggcctcaagctcaagatgtccATGCTCCATCCCAGCCTCAGTCAGCAAATCAATCCCAGCCCCAGTCTTACACTCCTTACCAgcagcagtggcagcagcagcaacccTCTCGTTCATCTCCTGCACCAGTGGCTCAGCAACAGCAGCCTTTCTCCCAGCCATTTCCTCCACCAGTGCAGCAGCCGCAACTATCTAATGCTCATCAGTTTCCAACACAACCAGCACAGCAGTCCCAGCTGCCTAATGTTCAGCAGTTTCCGACACAACCAGGGCAGCAGTCCCAGTTGTCTAATGCTCAACAGTTTCCTCCACAACAGCTGCAACCACAGCAATCTAACCCTCATCTTCCTCAGACAGCGCAACCACAACATCCTCATGCGCAAACTCAGATGAGACCCCAGACTCCACCAAACTACTCTGGTGGCTACCCACCCCACCAGCCATTGAACCCTTCCCCTGAAACAATGCCTGGCAGCGCCGCTATGCAAGGACCATACAACACCGTTCCTCCATCAGGTGGGACTCATTCTGAAGTGCAATATTCATACGGGGGACCTGGCATCCCGTCTCAGCCACCACCGCAGCACAGCATGCAAAGGCAGCAGCTACCTCCTCCAGGCCAGGGCTCTTTCGGGCCGGCTCCAAGTAAGGGGGCCTATCCTCCGCAGTATGCGCCACAAGGGCATCCGCAAGGTTACAACAACACACCGTATGGCGGCTATCCGCCGAGTGGTCCTTCTGCAGCCCAGGCACCACAGATGCCTCCAGGCGGTGGTGGTGTGAGCCATCCAGGGCcatctcatcaccacatgatgCGGGGCCATCCATACGGGGATATGATCGAGAAGGCAATCACCATGGGGTACCCAAGGGACCAGGTGCTGAATGTGATCCAGAGGATGACCGAGAGCGGGCAGCAGATAGATTTCAATGCGTTGCTCGACAGGCTGAACGAGTCTGGGTCCGGAGCACCCCCTCGGGCGTGGTGA